Proteins from a genomic interval of Halopseudomonas litoralis:
- a CDS encoding DUF2933 domain-containing protein, translated as MKCDIKTMLKAGLWLAALVTGVYVVFPSSREWLMGVSPFLFLLLCPLMMLFMMKSMQSCHTDSEKNEATHSYNPAQDEQLKRKIEF; from the coding sequence ATGAAATGCGACATTAAAACGATGTTGAAAGCCGGTCTTTGGCTAGCAGCTCTGGTTACTGGGGTTTATGTGGTTTTCCCTAGCTCCCGCGAATGGCTTATGGGGGTAAGCCCGTTTTTATTCTTGCTGCTTTGCCCGTTGATGATGTTGTTCATGATGAAAAGCATGCAATCCTGTCATACGGATAGTGAAAAAAACGAAGCAACTCATTCTTATAATCCTGCGCAGGATGAACAGTTAAAAAGAAAGATTGAATTTTGA
- a CDS encoding IS256 family transposase: protein MPTKKKPGRETPRDLPAIPKELIDQFVNGPMSAEAIQDASMAFKKALIERALGAELGHHLGYPEGAERPEGASNQRNGRSGKTVLTDDGPLRLDIPRDRDGSFAPILIPKHERRFTGFDDKIIAMYARGMTVREIRAFLAEQYGTDVSHDFISSVTDAVLEEISAWQQRPLEPMYPVIFFDALRVKIRDEGLVRNKAVYLALGVLPDGTRDILGIWIETTEGAKFWMKVFNDLKTRGVEDILIAVTDGLKGIPEALSAVFPDTTLQTCIVHLIRNSLDYAGWDKRRELAKALKPIYQALNAEVAAQALDAFEAGPWGKQYPTVTAAWRRAWDRVIPFFVFPPAIRKVIYTTNAIESINAQLRKIIKTRGHFPTDEAATKLIWLALRNITANWGNAAHDWKAAMNQFAILYEDRFTRPTW, encoded by the coding sequence ATGCCGACCAAGAAGAAGCCGGGGCGTGAAACCCCGCGAGACCTACCAGCAATTCCCAAAGAGCTGATTGATCAGTTCGTCAATGGCCCGATGAGCGCTGAAGCCATTCAGGATGCCTCGATGGCGTTCAAGAAGGCGTTGATCGAGCGGGCCCTTGGTGCCGAGCTAGGGCATCACCTTGGCTACCCTGAAGGTGCTGAGCGCCCAGAGGGGGCGAGCAACCAGCGTAACGGCCGGAGCGGCAAGACAGTGCTCACCGATGATGGCCCGCTGCGTCTGGACATCCCCCGAGACCGCGACGGCAGCTTTGCCCCGATCCTGATTCCCAAGCATGAGCGCCGCTTTACCGGCTTTGACGACAAGATCATTGCCATGTATGCCCGAGGCATGACGGTTCGTGAAATCCGAGCCTTCCTGGCCGAGCAGTACGGAACCGATGTTTCTCATGACTTCATCAGTTCGGTTACCGATGCCGTATTGGAAGAGATTAGCGCTTGGCAGCAACGCCCCTTGGAGCCAATGTACCCGGTCATCTTTTTCGATGCCTTGAGGGTCAAAATTCGGGACGAGGGCCTGGTTCGCAATAAGGCCGTTTACCTAGCGCTTGGGGTGTTACCGGACGGTACACGGGATATTCTGGGCATCTGGATCGAAACGACGGAGGGCGCCAAATTCTGGATGAAGGTGTTCAACGATCTGAAGACCCGAGGCGTAGAAGATATATTGATCGCCGTGACTGACGGCCTGAAGGGCATACCTGAAGCCCTGAGTGCGGTGTTCCCGGATACCACCTTGCAGACCTGCATTGTACATCTGATCCGCAACAGCCTTGATTATGCAGGCTGGGACAAGCGCAGAGAGCTGGCCAAAGCTCTCAAGCCCATCTATCAGGCGCTCAACGCCGAGGTCGCAGCGCAGGCTTTGGACGCGTTTGAAGCTGGGCCATGGGGTAAGCAGTACCCGACGGTCACAGCAGCCTGGCGGCGTGCGTGGGATAGGGTCATTCCGTTCTTTGTGTTCCCGCCCGCCATACGAAAGGTGATCTATACGACCAATGCGATTGAAAGCATCAACGCTCAGTTGCGTAAGATCATTAAAACCCGGGGCCACTTCCCAACGGATGAGGCCGCGACGAAGTTGATCTGGTTGGCGCTACGTAATATCACTGCCAACTGGGGTAACGCGGCACATGACTGGAAAGCCGCTATGAATCAGTTCGCGATCCTATACGAAGATCGCTTCACCAGGCCGACCTGGTAA
- a CDS encoding heavy metal translocating P-type ATPase yields the protein MAHDNSDSHCHHHAPSNTGSGLTDPVCGMRVTADSTHHVEHAGKTHYFCSTKCMDRFEHDPEKFLSPASEPPPEAAKGTIYTCPMHPEIRQDHAGICPKCGMALEPLMPSLEDDNPELDDFSRRFWWTLPFTVIVTVLAMFGPQLGWFEMATQTWIELVLSLPVVLWAGQPFFVRGWQSVVNRSPNMWTLIGLGTGAAFVYSTLATVAPGIFPETFMSMGRVAVYFEAAVVIISLTLFGQVLELRARSQTSAAIRSLLGLAPKTARRINADGTEEDVPLTHVHEGDRLRVRPGEKVPVDGIVEEGASSLDESMLTGESLPISKRPGDRVIGATMNTSGALVIRAEKVGSATVLSQIVQLVAQAQRSRAPMQRMADLVAGYFVMAVVAIAILTLVVWGMFGPQPSWVYGLINAVAVLIIACPCALGLATPMSVMVATGRGATQGVLFRDAAAIENLRKVDTLIVDKTGTLTEGRPAFDQAVSAGELDADEILRLAASLDQGSEHPLADAIVSAARERNLVLSPVDDFDSGSGIGVRGKVEGKTLLLGNTAFMQQDNVNVDGLAATAEGLRTKGASVMYLAVDGTLVGLLAVSDPIKQSTPEAVQALKAAGIRVIMATGDGISTAKAVAAQLGIDEIHGEVKPADKLELVDKLQSEGCIVAMAGDGINDAPALAKANVGIAMGTGTDVAMNSAQVTLVKGDLRGISIARDLSNKTVLNMKQNLGFAFIYNALGVPLAAGVLYPFAGLLLSPMFAALAMSLSSASVVFNSLRLRGSV from the coding sequence ATGGCGCACGATAATTCTGATTCTCATTGTCATCATCATGCTCCCTCCAACACGGGCTCAGGGCTTACAGACCCGGTCTGCGGCATGCGTGTAACGGCAGACTCTACCCACCATGTTGAGCATGCGGGTAAAACTCACTATTTCTGCAGCACCAAGTGCATGGATAGATTCGAGCATGATCCTGAGAAGTTTCTATCGCCAGCCTCAGAGCCACCTCCGGAAGCGGCCAAAGGCACAATCTATACCTGCCCGATGCATCCGGAAATACGGCAGGATCATGCCGGCATCTGCCCAAAATGCGGCATGGCTCTTGAGCCCCTGATGCCCAGTTTGGAAGACGACAATCCTGAGCTGGACGATTTTTCCAGGCGATTCTGGTGGACATTGCCTTTTACCGTCATTGTCACGGTGCTTGCCATGTTTGGGCCACAGCTTGGCTGGTTCGAGATGGCGACGCAAACGTGGATAGAGCTTGTACTGTCGCTTCCCGTGGTGCTGTGGGCCGGACAGCCGTTCTTCGTACGGGGTTGGCAATCAGTGGTCAACCGCAGTCCCAACATGTGGACGCTCATCGGCTTGGGTACCGGTGCCGCCTTCGTCTACAGCACGCTGGCAACCGTAGCTCCCGGTATATTTCCGGAAACATTCATGTCCATGGGGCGTGTGGCGGTTTATTTCGAAGCCGCAGTGGTGATCATTTCCCTTACGCTGTTTGGTCAGGTGCTGGAGCTTCGCGCGCGTTCCCAGACATCCGCTGCCATCCGGTCATTGCTCGGTCTGGCGCCCAAGACGGCCCGCCGTATCAATGCAGACGGAACAGAAGAAGATGTACCGCTGACGCATGTGCATGAAGGTGACCGTCTGCGCGTACGGCCCGGTGAAAAAGTTCCGGTCGATGGCATTGTTGAGGAGGGTGCAAGTTCTCTCGATGAATCCATGTTGACGGGTGAATCGTTACCCATCAGCAAGCGTCCCGGCGATAGGGTCATAGGGGCAACGATGAACACCTCTGGTGCACTTGTGATCCGGGCGGAGAAAGTCGGCTCGGCCACTGTGTTGTCACAAATTGTCCAGTTGGTGGCTCAGGCCCAACGCTCTCGGGCGCCGATGCAACGGATGGCTGATTTGGTGGCGGGTTACTTTGTCATGGCGGTGGTAGCCATCGCCATCCTCACCTTGGTCGTGTGGGGCATGTTCGGCCCGCAGCCAAGCTGGGTCTATGGCCTGATCAATGCGGTCGCTGTTCTGATCATCGCTTGCCCTTGTGCGCTGGGGCTCGCAACGCCCATGTCAGTCATGGTTGCTACCGGACGAGGCGCAACCCAGGGTGTTCTGTTTCGTGATGCAGCAGCAATAGAAAATCTGCGCAAAGTCGATACGCTCATCGTAGACAAGACCGGCACCTTGACAGAAGGCCGACCCGCATTCGATCAGGCTGTTTCCGCTGGCGAGTTGGACGCCGATGAAATCTTGCGCCTGGCTGCCAGCCTCGATCAAGGCAGCGAGCATCCTTTGGCTGACGCTATTGTCAGCGCTGCGCGCGAACGTAATTTGGTGCTCAGCCCAGTGGACGACTTTGACTCGGGTAGCGGCATAGGCGTACGGGGCAAGGTTGAAGGCAAAACACTGCTGTTGGGCAACACTGCGTTCATGCAGCAGGATAACGTCAATGTTGATGGCCTGGCTGCCACCGCTGAGGGATTGAGGACAAAGGGTGCGAGTGTGATGTACCTGGCGGTTGACGGCACACTGGTCGGCCTACTCGCCGTTTCCGACCCCATCAAACAGAGCACCCCTGAAGCGGTACAGGCGCTCAAGGCAGCGGGAATCAGAGTCATCATGGCCACCGGTGACGGTATCTCAACGGCCAAAGCGGTCGCCGCCCAGTTAGGCATTGATGAAATACATGGTGAAGTGAAGCCGGCCGATAAACTGGAGCTGGTGGACAAGCTGCAGTCCGAAGGCTGCATCGTTGCGATGGCGGGCGACGGCATCAATGATGCTCCGGCACTGGCCAAGGCGAATGTCGGTATTGCTATGGGAACCGGGACGGACGTAGCGATGAACAGTGCGCAAGTCACCTTGGTAAAAGGAGACCTGCGGGGTATCTCGATTGCCCGGGATCTGTCAAACAAGACTGTTCTTAATATGAAGCAGAACCTGGGTTTTGCGTTTATTTATAATGCGCTAGGCGTTCCGCTGGCGGCCGGCGTCCTGTACCCGTTTGCCGGGTTGCTTCTATCACCCATGTTTGCAGCCCTGGCGATGAGTCTGAGTTCAGCGTCCGTTGTATTCAACTCGCTGCGGCTTCGTGGTTCGGTTTAA
- the dsbD gene encoding protein-disulfide reductase DsbD, with protein MKIKRIVLSAVILMLAYLPNITVAQENQALPIVSNTSSLPVNSASSDIFDSFKGWFGGAKAVPAALLPPDEAFKVSLTASSPDSLIATFIAADGYYLYRDEIEFSLQSTDGVIENVELPPSELKDDPIFGRVQVYYGAIQVPITLSFSPGSKPDVLTLDTAYQGCNDPVGVCYPPTQKSLSVSLDLLALPNLEASRYNNAPKSTNAGLSESSLVRELFGQGNTWALIAAFFGFGLVLAFTPCMLPMIPILSGLIAGQSPALSRRHAFGLSLVYVLAMALTYALAGVAAGLAGTMLTAYLQNPWVLGSFAGVFVLLAFSMFGFYQLQMPSFIQSKLSGLANRTAGGKTVSVGLMGALSAIIVGPCVAAPLAGALLYIGQTGDVVLGGVSLFSMAIGMGIPLLVFGTTAGTLLPKAGPWMSSVQRFFGVTLLAVAIYMISPIIPSVIHMGLWAALLIVSAMYLKALDPLPDNASGLRRFGKGVGVITLVYGLALLIGVLSGGRDILQPLDGFGGKYASEASSSTELQFERVTSLAELESQIQAAEGRYVMLDFWADWCVSCHEMERFTLSDERVKARLKDVLLLKADVTANNADDQALQRRFGLFGPPGIIFYDREGMEIDFQVIGFQSPKKFIRSLDTAIPL; from the coding sequence GTGAAAATCAAACGCATAGTCTTATCAGCTGTGATATTGATGCTGGCATACTTGCCAAACATCACCGTTGCACAGGAGAATCAAGCTCTCCCCATTGTCTCGAATACATCATCGTTGCCAGTAAACTCGGCAAGCAGTGACATTTTTGACTCATTCAAAGGCTGGTTTGGCGGCGCAAAGGCCGTCCCAGCAGCTCTACTGCCACCGGACGAGGCCTTCAAAGTATCTTTGACTGCCAGTAGTCCTGACTCGTTGATAGCTACGTTCATTGCGGCAGATGGCTATTATCTTTATCGCGATGAGATAGAGTTCAGTCTTCAGTCTACCGATGGCGTAATCGAAAATGTCGAGCTTCCCCCTAGCGAGCTGAAAGACGACCCCATTTTCGGTCGTGTACAGGTTTATTATGGTGCCATTCAGGTACCTATCACGCTCAGTTTTTCTCCTGGTTCGAAGCCAGATGTGCTGACCCTGGATACTGCCTACCAAGGATGTAACGATCCGGTGGGTGTGTGCTATCCACCTACGCAAAAATCCTTGTCCGTTTCGCTCGATTTGCTAGCTCTACCAAACCTCGAAGCCAGCCGGTATAACAATGCGCCAAAGTCCACAAACGCTGGACTATCAGAAAGTTCACTCGTTCGGGAGCTGTTCGGGCAAGGTAATACCTGGGCATTGATCGCTGCGTTTTTTGGATTTGGTTTGGTTCTAGCGTTTACACCCTGCATGCTGCCCATGATCCCGATACTTTCGGGGCTGATCGCAGGACAGAGCCCTGCGTTAAGTCGTAGACATGCTTTCGGTCTGTCGCTGGTTTATGTTCTGGCCATGGCATTGACATACGCCCTGGCTGGGGTCGCTGCTGGCCTAGCTGGAACGATGCTGACGGCGTACCTGCAGAATCCATGGGTCCTGGGCAGCTTTGCAGGAGTTTTTGTACTTCTTGCCTTCTCCATGTTCGGGTTTTACCAGCTTCAGATGCCGTCTTTCATTCAGAGCAAACTCTCCGGGTTGGCGAACCGAACAGCGGGCGGCAAGACAGTCAGCGTGGGTCTGATGGGAGCACTATCCGCGATCATTGTGGGCCCCTGTGTCGCCGCCCCGCTGGCTGGCGCTTTGCTGTATATAGGCCAGACAGGAGATGTAGTTCTAGGCGGCGTGTCGCTTTTCTCCATGGCCATAGGTATGGGTATCCCTTTGTTGGTCTTTGGTACTACAGCTGGAACGTTGCTGCCAAAAGCCGGCCCATGGATGTCATCAGTCCAGCGTTTTTTTGGCGTAACTCTGCTCGCCGTTGCTATTTATATGATCTCCCCGATCATACCTTCGGTGATTCACATGGGACTATGGGCTGCTCTGCTCATTGTCTCCGCAATGTATTTGAAAGCACTGGACCCTCTTCCTGACAACGCCTCTGGTTTAAGACGCTTCGGCAAGGGAGTTGGCGTCATAACCTTGGTATACGGCCTGGCTCTGTTGATCGGCGTTCTCTCGGGTGGGCGAGACATCCTGCAGCCGCTGGATGGCTTTGGAGGTAAATACGCCTCGGAGGCGAGCTCCTCGACCGAACTGCAATTTGAAAGGGTTACCAGTCTCGCTGAGCTTGAATCTCAAATCCAGGCGGCTGAAGGGCGCTACGTCATGCTCGATTTCTGGGCGGACTGGTGTGTCTCCTGCCATGAGATGGAGCGCTTTACCTTGAGTGATGAGCGGGTCAAAGCACGCCTCAAGGATGTATTGCTGTTGAAAGCAGATGTGACCGCCAATAATGCGGATGACCAGGCATTACAAAGACGCTTCGGGCTTTTTGGGCCGCCTGGCATCATCTTTTATGATCGGGAAGGCATGGAAATCGATTTTCAAGTGATTGGTTTTCAATCACCTAAAAAATTCATCCGTTCGCTCGACACCGCTATTCCTCTCTGA
- a CDS encoding c-type cytochrome: protein MLGQSIYVMHCAVCHGESLQGQENWRQRLPNGRLPAPPHDPTGHTWHHSDPMLVDMVKNGLVPGRTAPPGYESDMPAYRNILVDEDIVAVLAYIKSTWPPEVLQAQKQTTLRQQ from the coding sequence ATGCTTGGTCAGTCCATCTACGTAATGCATTGCGCGGTCTGTCATGGGGAGTCGCTGCAGGGGCAGGAAAACTGGCGCCAGCGTCTCCCCAATGGGAGATTACCCGCGCCGCCCCATGACCCAACCGGGCATACGTGGCATCATTCGGACCCCATGCTGGTGGATATGGTTAAAAACGGCCTGGTACCCGGCAGAACGGCGCCGCCCGGCTACGAAAGCGATATGCCTGCGTATCGGAACATTCTGGTTGACGAGGATATTGTCGCGGTGCTGGCTTACATTAAAAGTACCTGGCCACCTGAGGTTCTACAGGCGCAGAAACAAACCACACTGCGTCAGCAATGA
- a CDS encoding heavy metal response regulator transcription factor: MKILIVEDEVKTGDYIRQGLMESGFVVDLARTGLDGHHLALTGSYDLIVLDVMLPDVDGWRIMQSLREARSTTPVLFLTARDSVEDRVKGLELGADDYLVKPFAFSELLARVRTLLRRGAAPVFQDQLQVADLMLDIPRRRAQRHGVRINLTNKEFALLELLVRRQGEVLPRSLIASQVWDMNFDSDTNVIDVAIRRLRAKIDDDFEPKLIHTVRGMGYMLDVTQPG; the protein is encoded by the coding sequence ATGAAGATTCTCATCGTAGAAGATGAAGTAAAAACTGGGGATTATATCCGGCAGGGCCTCATGGAATCCGGCTTTGTGGTAGATCTCGCCCGGACCGGGCTCGATGGTCACCACCTGGCGCTTACCGGCTCGTATGACTTGATTGTCCTTGATGTAATGCTGCCTGATGTGGATGGCTGGCGAATTATGCAGTCATTGAGAGAGGCCAGATCCACCACGCCTGTGTTATTTCTCACCGCAAGGGACAGTGTAGAAGACCGGGTCAAGGGTCTGGAATTGGGAGCGGACGACTATCTGGTCAAGCCTTTTGCTTTTTCGGAGCTGCTGGCACGAGTACGTACATTGTTACGGCGCGGTGCTGCGCCGGTTTTTCAGGATCAACTCCAGGTGGCTGACCTGATGCTGGATATACCTCGCCGTCGCGCACAGCGACATGGCGTGAGGATCAACTTGACCAATAAGGAATTCGCCCTGCTTGAACTCCTTGTGCGGCGCCAAGGGGAAGTGTTGCCACGCTCATTGATCGCTTCCCAGGTGTGGGACATGAATTTTGACAGTGACACCAATGTCATCGATGTTGCTATCCGGCGGCTGCGCGCGAAGATCGATGATGATTTTGAACCAAAGCTGATTCATACCGTACGCGG
- a CDS encoding copper resistance protein B: MNNPLKKKLLAAAMVTGAVMPVFAYGQTQHAGHADHMPAAPESSVPVEASGMNHGAMDMSGMDHGSMDMSGMDHGSGEMDHGDMQMQGGSAPTDARDPDVYSDGYVRNAGQYALPPSDALIMSDMHNFGSVYFDRLEYVKARGEEWAAYEGEAWYGSTYNRAVIKAEGDVAGGKLQESETQLLWRHAVSTFWDTELGFRFDHANGAPNREWLAFGFKGLAPYWFEVDATAYVGPSGRTALALEAEYDIRLTQKLYLQPSVELNFHGKDDERWGVGNGLTDGTAGLRVKYEITRQFVPYVGVEWSSKFSKTADYARAAGESRQETRFVTGLSFRF, encoded by the coding sequence ATGAACAATCCCTTGAAAAAGAAACTGCTTGCTGCGGCGATGGTTACAGGAGCTGTGATGCCGGTGTTTGCCTATGGGCAAACCCAACATGCAGGACACGCAGACCACATGCCTGCCGCGCCAGAGTCCAGCGTACCGGTGGAGGCCTCTGGCATGAATCATGGGGCCATGGACATGTCAGGTATGGATCATGGGTCCATGGATATGTCGGGTATGGATCACGGCAGTGGCGAAATGGATCACGGCGATATGCAGATGCAAGGCGGTTCGGCTCCGACAGATGCCCGCGACCCCGATGTCTACTCCGATGGCTATGTGCGCAATGCGGGTCAATATGCGCTACCCCCATCAGATGCACTCATCATGTCGGATATGCACAACTTCGGTTCCGTTTACTTCGACCGGTTGGAGTACGTCAAGGCGCGAGGCGAGGAATGGGCGGCATATGAGGGCGAGGCCTGGTATGGCAGCACCTATAACCGCGCTGTGATCAAGGCAGAAGGTGACGTGGCTGGCGGTAAGCTACAGGAGTCCGAGACGCAACTGCTATGGCGTCATGCGGTTTCAACATTCTGGGATACGGAGCTTGGCTTTCGATTCGACCATGCTAACGGCGCGCCGAACCGGGAGTGGCTGGCATTTGGCTTCAAGGGATTGGCGCCGTACTGGTTTGAAGTGGATGCAACCGCCTATGTTGGCCCCAGCGGACGTACGGCCTTGGCACTGGAAGCGGAATACGACATACGGCTTACCCAGAAGCTCTACCTCCAGCCAAGCGTGGAATTGAATTTCCATGGCAAAGACGATGAACGCTGGGGAGTCGGCAACGGACTGACGGACGGCACTGCAGGTTTGCGTGTCAAATATGAGATCACCCGCCAGTTCGTTCCTTATGTCGGCGTGGAATGGTCCAGCAAATTCAGTAAAACAGCGGATTACGCCAGGGCGGCGGGTGAGTCCAGACAGGAAACCCGTTTTGTCACCGGCCTGAGCTTCCGCTTCTGA
- a CDS encoding cupredoxin domain-containing protein gives MKKTFTILAFSLLPAFAIAAVDHSGHGMQGHDMSSMPQTASAVGQPGDPANVSRTIEITMDDNMRFTPSNIQVEAGETVRFFIKNVGQVPHEMVIGSIEELKAHATEMLAMPGMEHEEPNMITLQPGKVGGLVWQFDQPGMVDFACLIPGHTEAGMVGKVEVI, from the coding sequence ATGAAAAAGACTTTTACCATTCTCGCATTCAGCCTCCTGCCAGCCTTTGCTATCGCAGCTGTTGATCACTCAGGGCACGGCATGCAGGGTCATGATATGTCATCCATGCCGCAGACTGCCTCTGCGGTGGGTCAACCTGGCGATCCAGCAAACGTCTCCCGGACGATTGAAATCACCATGGACGACAACATGCGCTTCACACCCAGCAATATACAAGTGGAAGCTGGCGAAACAGTTCGATTTTTCATCAAGAACGTAGGGCAAGTGCCGCACGAAATGGTGATCGGCTCAATAGAAGAACTGAAAGCACATGCCACTGAAATGCTGGCAATGCCGGGTATGGAACACGAAGAGCCCAACATGATCACATTGCAACCAGGCAAGGTAGGTGGTCTGGTATGGCAGTTTGATCAGCCAGGCATGGTTGATTTTGCCTGCCTTATTCCTGGCCATACCGAGGCTGGGATGGTAGGCAAGGTTGAAGTCATTTGA
- a CDS encoding copper resistance system multicopper oxidase: protein MKYITELPVLNPGLSRRRFVQGLAAGGVLLSLSPLARATGLLSAAGTKTGTATILSGTQFDLEIGESAVNFTGNPRIATTINGSLPAPTLRWREGDTITIRVTNRLKEATSIHWHGIILPFEMDGVPGISFRGIQPGETFTYQFKVQQSGTYWYHSHSGMQEATGVYGAIIIDPAQADPIRADREYVVQLSDWTDEDPMRVLAKLKMQGDYYNYNQPTAVEFFQDASRTGLKAAIDKRKMWNEMRMSPTDLADLSADVLTYLMNGTTPAGNWTGLFRPGERVRLRFINGAANTFYDVRIPGLELTVVQADGVNVEPVTVDEFRFGPGETYDVLVQPKDDAYTIYAQAMDRTGYARGTLATHAGLEAPVPALDPVEWLTMGDMMGAMGAMGGGMAGMSHGGAMDHGSMAGMNHGNMAGMDHGAMAAAGASTEVRHARTEYGASIDMRVDTPRANLDDPGIGLRNNGRRVLTLADLHTVGGPMDPRGAEREIELHLTGNMERYSWSFDGVEYGKSTPVRFQYGERVRIILHNDTMMTHPMHLHGMWSELETPDGQFLARRHTIPVQPAQRISFLVTADALGRWAWHCHLMLHMDAGMFREVVVA, encoded by the coding sequence GTGAAATACATAACTGAACTCCCCGTTCTTAACCCGGGCTTGTCTCGCCGCCGTTTTGTTCAAGGCCTGGCAGCCGGTGGTGTATTGCTGAGCCTTTCTCCATTGGCGCGCGCTACAGGCTTGCTATCAGCTGCGGGCACGAAAACGGGTACGGCAACTATTCTGAGCGGTACCCAGTTCGATCTAGAGATAGGTGAGTCCGCTGTCAACTTTACGGGCAACCCCCGCATAGCCACGACTATTAACGGCTCACTGCCAGCCCCAACATTACGCTGGCGTGAAGGCGATACCATCACCATTCGAGTGACGAACCGGCTGAAGGAAGCCACATCTATTCATTGGCACGGCATCATCCTGCCATTTGAAATGGATGGCGTACCAGGCATCAGCTTTCGAGGGATCCAGCCTGGCGAAACCTTCACCTACCAGTTCAAAGTGCAGCAAAGCGGTACGTACTGGTACCACTCGCACTCTGGAATGCAGGAGGCGACCGGGGTCTACGGTGCGATCATTATCGATCCGGCTCAAGCCGACCCTATTCGTGCAGACCGCGAATATGTAGTGCAACTGTCTGATTGGACTGATGAGGACCCAATGCGCGTGCTGGCCAAGCTCAAGATGCAGGGTGACTATTACAACTACAACCAGCCTACCGCAGTGGAGTTCTTCCAGGACGCCTCGCGCACGGGGCTGAAAGCAGCAATTGATAAGCGCAAGATGTGGAATGAAATGCGGATGAGTCCCACGGACTTGGCCGACTTGTCCGCCGATGTACTGACTTACCTGATGAATGGTACTACCCCGGCAGGTAACTGGACGGGCCTGTTTCGACCCGGTGAGCGTGTACGGTTGCGCTTCATCAACGGCGCCGCCAATACCTTCTACGATGTCCGTATCCCGGGCCTTGAGCTAACCGTTGTTCAGGCCGATGGCGTAAATGTTGAGCCAGTAACCGTAGATGAGTTCCGGTTTGGCCCCGGGGAAACTTACGACGTTCTGGTGCAACCAAAGGATGACGCTTACACCATCTATGCCCAAGCCATGGATCGCACAGGTTACGCGCGCGGTACGCTGGCCACGCATGCCGGTCTCGAAGCGCCAGTTCCTGCGCTTGACCCAGTCGAATGGCTCACCATGGGAGACATGATGGGTGCCATGGGTGCCATGGGTGGCGGCATGGCAGGGATGAGTCATGGTGGTGCCATGGATCATGGCAGTATGGCTGGCATGAACCACGGCAATATGGCGGGGATGGATCATGGCGCAATGGCGGCAGCTGGTGCCAGTACCGAAGTACGCCACGCCAGGACCGAATACGGCGCAAGTATTGATATGCGGGTAGATACGCCGCGCGCCAACCTAGACGACCCAGGCATCGGCCTGCGCAATAATGGGCGGCGTGTACTCACGCTAGCCGACTTGCACACCGTCGGCGGCCCGATGGATCCGCGCGGTGCAGAGCGTGAGATCGAACTCCATCTGACTGGAAATATGGAGCGCTATAGCTGGTCGTTCGACGGTGTTGAGTATGGGAAATCGACGCCGGTGCGCTTTCAGTACGGCGAGCGGGTCAGGATCATATTGCACAACGACACCATGATGACGCACCCCATGCATTTGCACGGCATGTGGAGTGAGCTGGAAACGCCTGACGGACAGTTTCTGGCACGACGCCACACAATTCCTGTGCAGCCTGCTCAGCGCATCAGCTTCCTCGTTACGGCTGATGCCCTGGGGCGATGGGCATGGCACTGCCACCTGATGCTGCACATGGACGCGGGGATGTTTCGTGAAGTGGTGGTGGCATGA